From one Vibrio ponticus genomic stretch:
- a CDS encoding replication initiation protein — MDNEEYFYPVVSDNLPKHIKKGHQLVFSRQDLSSREADMFALMVAHMKAADWDQSTPHYEFTSHQLSEWLGVESKHIGSNLSPVANRLASRKIGIKVETPKGDTEFDYRPLFKHIAYKSGVLTMVPNDMLKSEYIEYNQGFALINTRNFFDVKKEYSKRLYELLSRFKDKGFEMHSQKLDELKGVFGLLDEVGKLKKDKASFKNNSVFMKRCIRESIKELSEHPQISKELLFLESDKGEKGFEVIKKGRSITGIKFLFRWIKLGTIDELNQHDALKNIRELELKRLQNNVKLTDSELENLAIAYRYIGRDEQALKVEESLSRRHFQQVQQVEEAEQTDIDSLMEKIDTLATMSNNPDY, encoded by the coding sequence ATGGATAATGAAGAGTATTTTTACCCAGTCGTTAGCGATAACCTACCGAAACATATCAAGAAAGGGCATCAACTTGTCTTTAGCCGACAAGATCTTTCTTCACGTGAAGCGGACATGTTTGCCTTAATGGTGGCACACATGAAAGCAGCAGATTGGGACCAGTCGACTCCTCATTATGAATTTACTTCCCACCAACTCTCAGAATGGCTTGGGGTCGAATCCAAACACATTGGTAGCAATCTAAGCCCAGTCGCCAACCGTTTAGCTAGTCGAAAAATTGGTATTAAGGTGGAAACTCCAAAAGGAGACACCGAGTTCGATTACCGTCCATTGTTCAAGCACATTGCCTATAAAAGCGGTGTTCTGACTATGGTACCTAACGATATGCTGAAATCTGAGTACATCGAATACAATCAAGGCTTTGCTCTGATCAATACTCGCAACTTCTTCGATGTAAAAAAAGAATACTCAAAAAGATTGTATGAGCTTCTTAGCCGCTTTAAAGACAAGGGCTTTGAAATGCACTCACAAAAACTAGACGAGTTAAAAGGCGTGTTTGGTTTACTTGATGAAGTTGGCAAACTGAAAAAAGACAAAGCATCATTTAAAAACAACAGCGTTTTTATGAAGCGCTGCATCCGTGAGAGCATCAAAGAGCTCTCTGAGCATCCACAGATCAGTAAAGAGTTGTTGTTCTTAGAAAGCGACAAAGGTGAGAAAGGTTTTGAGGTGATCAAAAAAGGTCGCTCAATTACAGGCATTAAGTTCCTTTTCCGCTGGATAAAATTGGGCACCATCGACGAGCTAAACCAACATGATGCACTCAAAAACATCCGCGAACTTGAACTTAAGCGTTTACAAAACAATGTCAAACTCACCGATTCAGAACTGGAAAACCTTGCGATAGCTTACCGATACATAGGTCGCGATGAACAAGCTCTAAAAGTAGAAGAGAGTTTATCACGAAGACATTTCCAACAAGTTCAGCAGGTTGAGGAAGCAGAGCAGACGGATATCGACTCATTGATGGAAAAGATAGACACGCTCGCGACTATGAGTAATAACCCGGATTATTAA
- a CDS encoding metal-dependent hydrolase — protein sequence MKWLNHGLIAGSICAVISPPHVPICIAGATAPDWLEYLFKLSGKHIKHRGVTHIFTHWLIAAIACTLVWDYQGIGMAFAWGGVSHILTDAMTVSGVPFSPYSDRRFHLFGGRFRTGDPVEYAIAAGVVLLCLAFVHLTGGQGFAPFFYDWSGMYNEGLIDAQEWKQNRFRLI from the coding sequence TTGAAGTGGCTTAATCACGGCTTAATTGCCGGTTCAATTTGCGCGGTGATCTCACCGCCGCATGTGCCAATCTGTATTGCTGGCGCAACGGCGCCGGATTGGTTGGAATATCTTTTTAAGTTGTCGGGCAAGCACATCAAACATCGTGGCGTGACGCATATTTTTACCCATTGGTTGATTGCCGCGATTGCGTGCACATTGGTGTGGGATTACCAAGGAATTGGGATGGCGTTTGCCTGGGGCGGTGTAAGCCACATACTCACCGATGCGATGACGGTTTCAGGTGTGCCTTTTTCGCCCTACAGCGACCGACGCTTTCATTTGTTCGGTGGTCGATTTCGCACCGGTGACCCGGTGGAGTACGCAATTGCCGCTGGTGTTGTTTTGTTGTGTTTGGCGTTTGTCCATCTGACGGGAGGACAAGGTTTTGCGCCATTCTTTTACGATTGGTCGGGGATGTATAACGAGGGGCTCATCGATGCACAGGAGTGGAAACAGAACCGATTTAGACTGATTTAA